From Roseovarius nanhaiticus, one genomic window encodes:
- a CDS encoding co-chaperone GroES produces MAFKPLHDRVLVRRVEGEEKTKGGLIIPDSAKEKPSEGEIVSVGDGARKDNGELIEMAVKAGDRILFGKWSGTEITIDGEELLIMKESDILGKMA; encoded by the coding sequence ATGGCATTTAAACCGCTGCATGACCGCGTCCTCGTTCGCCGCGTTGAAGGCGAAGAGAAAACCAAGGGCGGCCTGATCATTCCCGACAGCGCCAAGGAAAAGCCCAGCGAAGGCGAAATCGTTTCGGTTGGCGATGGCGCGCGCAAGGACAATGGCGAGCTGATCGAGATGGCCGTCAAGGCCGGCGACCGCATCCTCTTCGGCAAGTGGTCCGGCACCGAGATCACGATCGACGGCGAAGAGCTGCTGATCATGAAGGAGAGCGATATTCTGGGCAAGATGGCCTGA